The Metabacillus schmidteae genome has a segment encoding these proteins:
- a CDS encoding YlaH-like family protein, with product MDVSERLSFFPSLYRVVDHPEIGMWMLYLTILFLSILVYKLGFAKKLPILKSAVIYIFLALGCTVLTFLGIFLPVAEGLVVAALILIIYKIRLHQSKKQEAEDVR from the coding sequence ATGGATGTTTCAGAAAGACTTTCGTTTTTCCCAAGTTTATATCGTGTTGTCGATCATCCTGAGATAGGTATGTGGATGCTGTATTTGACAATTTTGTTTCTATCGATTTTAGTATATAAGCTGGGATTTGCTAAAAAACTACCGATATTAAAGTCTGCTGTTATCTATATCTTTTTAGCGTTAGGCTGTACAGTATTGACTTTTTTAGGAATCTTTTTGCCTGTAGCGGAAGGGTTGGTAGTAGCAGCTCTTATCCTAATTATCTATAAAATTCGTCTTCACCAATCCAAAAAACAAGAAGCAGAAGATGTTCGCTAA
- a CDS encoding aminotransferase class I/II-fold pyridoxal phosphate-dependent enzyme, whose translation MSQYETPLFTGLVEHAKKNPIQFHIPGHKKGAGIDPDFRAFIGDNALSIDLINIGPLDDLHAPKGIIKKAQELAAEAFGADHTFFSVQGTSGAIMTMVMAVCGPGDKIIVPRNVHKSVMSAIVFSGATPIFIHPEIDKRLGISHGITTDAVAKALEQHPDAKGVLVINPTYFGISADLQKIVEIAHSYSVPVLVDEAHGVHIHFHEDLPLSAMQAGADMAATSVHKLGGSMTQSSVLNVREGLVSPQRVQSILSMMTTTSTSYLLLASLDVARKRLATEGHELIQKTIELANYTRDHINEIPNISCIGKEILGTKATFDYDPTKLIIPVYELGITGYDVEKWLRENYQIEVELSDLYNILCIITPGDSKEEVDMLIRALNELSHQYQALQDQSKTKERIFLPDIPVLALTPRDAFYAETEVVSFNESAGRIIAEFIMVYPPGIPIFIPGEIITEENLTYIKKNLEVGLPVQGPEDPTLDTIRVIKEHRAIR comes from the coding sequence TTGTCACAATATGAGACACCATTATTTACAGGTTTAGTAGAACACGCAAAAAAAAATCCAATACAGTTTCACATACCCGGGCATAAGAAAGGTGCAGGAATTGATCCAGATTTCAGGGCTTTCATTGGTGATAATGCGCTCTCAATTGATTTAATAAATATTGGTCCGTTAGATGATTTACATGCTCCTAAAGGGATAATAAAAAAAGCACAGGAGTTAGCTGCAGAAGCATTTGGTGCCGATCACACATTTTTTTCTGTACAAGGGACGAGCGGAGCTATAATGACAATGGTAATGGCTGTATGTGGGCCTGGAGATAAAATTATTGTACCTAGAAATGTACATAAATCTGTTATGTCGGCTATTGTCTTCTCAGGAGCTACACCGATTTTTATTCATCCAGAAATTGATAAAAGATTAGGTATCTCACACGGCATTACGACAGATGCAGTCGCTAAGGCGCTTGAGCAACACCCAGATGCAAAAGGAGTATTAGTGATAAATCCAACCTATTTTGGAATATCAGCTGATTTACAAAAAATTGTTGAGATCGCTCATTCTTACTCTGTCCCTGTTTTAGTAGATGAAGCACATGGAGTGCACATACATTTCCATGAAGACCTGCCCCTGAGTGCAATGCAGGCGGGAGCAGATATGGCTGCAACAAGTGTTCACAAGCTTGGTGGCTCCATGACTCAAAGCTCTGTTTTAAACGTTAGAGAGGGCCTTGTATCGCCTCAGCGAGTGCAATCAATTTTAAGTATGATGACGACAACCTCTACTTCATATTTATTATTAGCTTCACTAGATGTAGCGAGAAAAAGATTAGCTACAGAAGGCCATGAATTAATTCAGAAAACGATTGAGTTAGCTAATTACACGAGAGATCACATAAACGAAATCCCCAATATCTCTTGTATAGGGAAAGAAATACTTGGGACAAAAGCAACCTTTGATTATGATCCGACGAAATTAATTATACCTGTTTATGAGCTTGGCATTACAGGCTATGATGTTGAAAAATGGTTGAGAGAAAATTATCAAATTGAAGTGGAATTATCCGATTTATATAATATTCTTTGCATTATAACACCAGGTGACTCAAAAGAAGAAGTCGATATGTTAATTCGAGCTTTAAATGAATTATCACACCAATATCAAGCATTACAAGACCAATCAAAAACAAAGGAACGCATCTTTTTACCTGATATTCCTGTACTTGCATTAACTCCACGTGATGCATTTTATGCTGAAACTGAAGTTGTTTCTTTTAACGAATCTGCCGGAAGAATAATTGCTGAGTTTATCATGGTTTACCCACCAGGTATCCCAATTTTTATTCCAGGAGAAATTATTACAGAAGAAAATTTGACATATATTAAGAAAAATTTAGAAGTAGGTTTACCTGTTCAAGGACCAGAGGACCCTACATTAGATACAATTAGAGTCATTAAAGAACACCGTGCTATTAGATAG
- the typA gene encoding translational GTPase TypA: MKLRNDIRNIAIIAHVDHGKTTLVDQLLHQSGTFRTNEQVAERAMDSNDLERERGITILAKNTAINYKDTRINIMDTPGHADFGGEVERIMKMVDGVLLVVDAYEGCMPQTRFVLKKALEQNLTPIVVVNKIDRDFARPSEVVDEVLDLFIELDANEDQLEFPVVFASAINGTASTSPDPADQEENMASLFDAIVGHIPAPVDNHEEPLQFQVALLDYNDYVGRIGIGRVFRGTMKVGQQVSLMKVDGSIKNFRVSKIFGFQGLKRVEVEQAVAGDLVAVSGMEDINVGETVCPVEHQEALPILRIDEPTLQMTFAVNNSPFAGREGKFVTARKIEERLLSQLQTDVSLRVDPTDSPDAWVVSGRGELHLSILIENMRREGYELQVSKPEVIVKEIDGVRCEPVERVQIDVPEEHTGGVMESIGARKGEMIDMINNGNGQVRLIFNVPARGLIGYSTEFMSLTRGFGIINHTFDSYQPMQPGKVGGRRQGVLVSMENGKSTTYGIQGVEDRGIIFVEAGVDVYEGMIVGEHTRENDLVVNICKMKQQTNIRSATKDQTSTMKKPRIMSLEEALEYLNDDEYCELTPESIRLRKKILDKNEREKAAKKKKLAGM; the protein is encoded by the coding sequence GTGAAACTTCGAAATGATATTCGCAACATTGCTATTATTGCCCACGTTGACCATGGAAAAACAACATTGGTTGACCAACTGTTACACCAATCAGGAACATTCCGTACAAATGAGCAAGTTGCTGAACGTGCAATGGACTCAAATGATCTTGAGCGTGAACGTGGAATTACGATCTTAGCAAAAAATACTGCAATTAATTATAAGGACACTCGTATTAACATCATGGATACTCCAGGACATGCCGACTTTGGCGGCGAAGTAGAACGTATCATGAAAATGGTTGATGGTGTTTTACTAGTTGTTGATGCTTATGAAGGATGTATGCCACAAACAAGATTTGTATTAAAGAAAGCTTTAGAGCAAAACCTTACACCAATTGTTGTTGTAAATAAAATCGATAGAGACTTTGCTCGTCCATCAGAAGTAGTTGATGAAGTATTAGATTTATTCATTGAACTGGATGCAAATGAGGATCAATTAGAGTTCCCGGTAGTGTTTGCTTCTGCAATCAATGGTACAGCTAGCACAAGCCCTGATCCGGCAGATCAAGAGGAAAATATGGCTTCATTATTCGATGCAATTGTTGGTCATATTCCGGCACCGGTTGACAATCATGAGGAGCCCCTTCAATTTCAAGTAGCACTATTAGACTATAATGATTATGTTGGTCGTATTGGAATTGGCCGTGTGTTCCGTGGAACGATGAAAGTTGGACAACAAGTATCACTTATGAAGGTTGACGGTTCTATCAAAAACTTCCGCGTATCAAAAATATTTGGCTTCCAAGGGCTAAAGCGTGTTGAAGTAGAACAAGCTGTTGCAGGAGATCTTGTAGCAGTATCAGGTATGGAAGATATCAATGTTGGTGAAACAGTTTGTCCGGTGGAACACCAAGAAGCACTACCGATTTTACGTATCGATGAACCAACTTTACAAATGACATTTGCTGTAAATAACAGTCCATTTGCCGGTCGTGAAGGTAAGTTTGTTACAGCACGTAAAATTGAAGAACGTTTATTATCTCAGTTACAAACTGATGTAAGTTTACGTGTTGATCCAACAGATTCACCTGATGCTTGGGTTGTTTCAGGACGCGGGGAGCTGCATCTTTCAATCCTGATTGAAAATATGCGTCGTGAGGGCTACGAATTACAAGTGTCTAAACCAGAAGTTATCGTAAAGGAAATCGATGGTGTAAGATGTGAGCCTGTTGAGCGAGTTCAAATTGATGTTCCTGAAGAACACACAGGTGGAGTAATGGAATCAATTGGAGCACGTAAAGGTGAAATGATCGATATGATTAATAACGGAAATGGTCAAGTTCGTTTAATCTTTAATGTTCCTGCCCGTGGCTTAATTGGATACTCTACAGAATTTATGTCTTTAACTCGTGGATTTGGTATTATTAACCACACATTTGATAGCTACCAACCAATGCAACCAGGAAAAGTGGGCGGCCGTCGTCAAGGTGTGCTTGTTTCAATGGAAAATGGAAAATCAACAACATACGGTATTCAAGGTGTTGAAGATAGAGGAATTATCTTTGTTGAAGCAGGTGTTGATGTATACGAAGGTATGATAGTGGGAGAACATACTCGTGAAAATGATTTAGTCGTTAATATTTGTAAAATGAAGCAACAGACAAATATTCGTTCTGCTACAAAAGACCAAACAAGTACAATGAAAAAACCACGTATTATGTCATTAGAAGAAGCATTAGAGTATTTAAATGATGATGAATATTGTGAACTAACTCCTGAATCAATTCGATTAAGAAAGAAAATTCTTGATAAAAATGAACGTGAAAAAGCAGCTAAGAAAAAGAAATTAGCTGGTATGTAA
- a CDS encoding DUF5325 family protein — MKQGKWIFLVLAILAAVCMIGIGIAIGERSIIGILLAIIGLNGVMAAGFIYKKRMREKGLI; from the coding sequence ATGAAACAAGGAAAGTGGATTTTTCTCGTACTAGCTATTTTAGCAGCTGTATGTATGATCGGTATTGGTATAGCTATCGGAGAACGCAGTATCATCGGCATTCTTTTAGCTATTATCGGATTAAATGGCGTTATGGCGGCAGGTTTTATTTATAAGAAAAGAATGCGTGAAAAAGGGTTAATTTAA
- a CDS encoding YktB family protein — MVSFNSFTKEDFDTFTIDGLDNRMEAIRERIQPKFKELGQALTDDLSAKLQTEMFLHIAKHARRSVNPPKDTWLAIAGNKRGYKQHPHFQVGLFDDHLFIWLAFIYELPNKDGIAKTFLTHIDELNKFSSKDYVVSLDHTKKDAKPFEEIDSKSSLERFRDVKKAEFLIGRHFQAADPVVHNGEKLYHIIRETFEELTPLYKRSFN; from the coding sequence ATGGTAAGTTTTAATAGTTTTACTAAAGAGGATTTTGACACATTTACAATAGATGGTCTTGATAACAGAATGGAAGCTATTCGTGAGAGAATACAACCTAAATTTAAAGAACTTGGACAAGCCTTAACAGATGATCTTTCAGCAAAATTGCAAACTGAAATGTTTTTACATATTGCGAAGCATGCAAGAAGATCAGTTAATCCACCAAAAGACACTTGGTTAGCGATTGCTGGTAATAAACGTGGATATAAACAGCATCCACATTTTCAGGTTGGGTTATTTGATGATCACTTATTTATTTGGTTAGCCTTTATTTATGAATTACCGAATAAAGACGGAATTGCTAAAACATTTTTAACCCATATTGATGAACTCAATAAATTTTCTTCTAAAGACTATGTCGTCTCTCTCGATCATACAAAAAAAGATGCAAAGCCTTTTGAGGAAATTGATTCGAAGAGCTCGTTAGAACGTTTTAGAGATGTAAAAAAAGCGGAATTTCTTATTGGGCGTCACTTTCAAGCAGCTGATCCTGTCGTACATAATGGTGAAAAGTTATATCATATTATTCGTGAAACATTTGAAGAGTTAACACCATTATATAAACGATCCTTTAATTAA
- a CDS encoding YhcN/YlaJ family sporulation lipoprotein — MKFLLTILLLIAIAGCTANQGAPKTDQENDNGTEPINVKNSVEEHVDRKTGQDISRHLVDLANGIPEVNDATAVVLGPYAIVGIDVNSKLDRNKVESIKYAVAESLMHDPYGARAIVIADADTNVRLREMANDIQEGRPIAGILDELAAIVGRIVPEVPSDILDNQRKQPTNQNNDQLNEQEQQKLEKEQQDQSNNHLNK, encoded by the coding sequence ATGAAATTCTTACTTACGATATTGTTGTTAATTGCCATTGCCGGATGTACTGCTAATCAAGGTGCTCCAAAAACTGATCAAGAAAATGATAATGGAACTGAGCCGATTAATGTTAAGAACAGTGTAGAAGAGCATGTAGATCGAAAGACTGGACAAGACATCTCAAGACATCTTGTAGATCTTGCAAACGGAATTCCTGAAGTGAACGATGCTACAGCTGTTGTTTTAGGACCCTATGCCATCGTTGGAATTGATGTGAATTCCAAGCTTGATCGAAATAAGGTAGAATCAATCAAATATGCCGTTGCAGAGAGTCTAATGCATGATCCATACGGTGCCAGAGCAATCGTAATCGCTGATGCAGATACAAATGTTAGATTACGTGAAATGGCCAATGATATACAAGAAGGACGTCCAATTGCTGGTATCTTGGACGAATTAGCTGCTATTGTGGGTAGAATTGTTCCAGAAGTACCAAGTGATATTCTTGACAACCAACGAAAACAACCTACCAACCAAAATAACGATCAACTAAATGAGCAAGAACAACAAAAACTGGAAAAAGAACAACAAGATCAATCCAACAATCATTTAAATAAATAA
- a CDS encoding UPF0223 family protein encodes MDYQYPISLDWSTEEIVDVIKFFECIEKAYEQGIDRTDMLSAYRRFKEIVPSKSDEKTICNEFEEVSGYSSYKVVKKTKDSNEHSIKM; translated from the coding sequence ATGGATTATCAATATCCTATCTCCCTTGATTGGAGTACTGAGGAAATCGTAGATGTAATCAAATTTTTTGAATGTATTGAAAAAGCTTATGAACAAGGAATTGATCGTACCGATATGTTATCTGCTTATAGAAGATTTAAAGAAATAGTACCAAGTAAGTCAGATGAAAAAACAATTTGTAATGAGTTTGAAGAGGTCAGTGGGTACTCATCTTATAAGGTCGTAAAAAAAACAAAAGATTCAAATGAACATTCTATTAAGATGTAA
- a CDS encoding GapA-binding peptide SR1P, producing MGTIVCQHCNSTIGHVEGEKVTTLYGKCSHQDCCNQNNQKFVKVAIK from the coding sequence ATGGGAACAATCGTATGTCAGCACTGCAACTCTACAATTGGTCATGTTGAAGGTGAAAAAGTGACGACATTATATGGTAAATGTAGTCACCAGGATTGTTGTAATCAAAATAATCAAAAATTTGTTAAAGTAGCAATCAAATAA
- a CDS encoding pyridoxamine 5'-phosphate oxidase family protein encodes MANRVETALIDPLYQELQKEHFVTISTIDHETGSPHVSAISWVYAPDQKRILFAIDQRSRIVDNIKKHPAVVLTLIANESTYSINGNAHINAERLDNVPLKLALIELSIIEIRDVMFYGSKISTVPQYVKTYDEKAAAKLDKQVLDALKNEI; translated from the coding sequence ATGGCAAATAGAGTAGAAACAGCACTCATTGATCCATTGTATCAGGAATTACAGAAAGAACATTTTGTGACTATCTCTACAATCGATCATGAAACAGGATCCCCTCATGTTAGTGCAATTTCATGGGTATATGCACCAGATCAAAAAAGAATATTATTTGCAATTGATCAGAGATCAAGAATTGTTGATAATATCAAGAAACACCCTGCTGTTGTTTTAACTTTAATCGCAAACGAGTCCACATATTCGATTAATGGAAATGCACATATTAATGCTGAAAGATTAGATAATGTTCCCTTAAAACTAGCACTAATAGAACTTTCCATTATAGAAATTAGAGATGTCATGTTCTATGGTTCAAAAATTTCGACCGTACCTCAATATGTAAAAACTTATGATGAAAAAGCAGCAGCTAAACTTGATAAACAAGTTTTAGATGCATTGAAAAATGAAATATAA
- the lpdA gene encoding dihydrolipoyl dehydrogenase — protein MVVGDFPIETDTLVIGAGPGGYVAAIRAAQLGQKVTVVEKATLGGVCLNVGCIPSKALIAAGHRYETAKHSEEMGIKADNVTVDFSKVQEFKQGVVKKLTGGVAGLLKGNKVDVVSGEAYFVDNETVKVMDETSSQTYKFKNCIIATGSRPVEIPVFKYTKRVINSTGALNLQEIPKKLVVIGGGVIGIELGSAYANFGTEVTFIEAADEILAGFEKQMSAIVKRNLKKKGAEIHTKASAKSVEENENGVKVTFEVNGEEKTIEADYLLVSVGRRPNTDELGLEQVGVEMTDRGIIKIDKQCRTNISNIYAIGDIVEGPQLAHKASYEGKIAAEAIAGEKAEIDYLGIPAVVFSEPELASVGYTEAEAKEDGIEVTAAKFPFAANGRALSLNDTDGFLKLITRKEDGLVIGAQIAGPSASDMISELGLAIEAGMTAEDIAMTIHAHPTLGEITMEAAEVAIGSPIHIVK, from the coding sequence ATGGTAGTAGGAGATTTTCCGATTGAAACAGATACTCTTGTAATTGGAGCAGGCCCTGGCGGATACGTGGCAGCGATCCGCGCTGCTCAATTAGGGCAAAAAGTAACAGTGGTAGAAAAAGCAACACTTGGAGGAGTATGCTTAAACGTTGGATGTATTCCTTCAAAAGCTTTAATCGCTGCAGGTCACCGTTACGAAACAGCTAAACACTCTGAAGAAATGGGTATTAAAGCTGATAATGTAACAGTTGATTTCTCTAAAGTTCAAGAATTCAAACAAGGTGTTGTAAAAAAATTAACTGGCGGTGTAGCTGGATTACTTAAAGGTAATAAAGTTGATGTCGTTTCAGGTGAAGCTTACTTCGTGGATAATGAAACAGTTAAAGTGATGGATGAAACATCTTCACAAACTTACAAATTTAAAAACTGTATCATTGCAACAGGTTCACGCCCAGTTGAAATCCCTGTTTTCAAATATACAAAGCGTGTAATTAACTCAACAGGTGCATTAAACCTTCAAGAAATCCCTAAAAAGTTAGTTGTAATTGGTGGCGGTGTAATTGGAATCGAACTTGGTTCTGCCTATGCTAACTTTGGAACAGAAGTAACATTCATTGAAGCTGCTGATGAAATTCTAGCAGGTTTCGAAAAACAAATGAGCGCTATTGTAAAACGTAACCTTAAGAAAAAAGGTGCTGAGATTCACACAAAAGCTTCAGCGAAAAGCGTTGAAGAAAATGAAAATGGCGTAAAAGTTACATTCGAAGTGAATGGTGAAGAAAAAACAATTGAAGCTGATTATCTATTAGTTTCAGTTGGACGTCGTCCAAATACTGATGAGCTTGGTTTAGAGCAAGTTGGTGTTGAAATGACTGATAGAGGAATTATCAAAATTGATAAGCAATGCCGCACTAATATTTCTAACATTTATGCAATTGGTGATATTGTTGAAGGTCCTCAATTAGCACATAAAGCTTCTTATGAAGGAAAAATTGCTGCCGAAGCAATTGCTGGAGAAAAAGCTGAAATTGACTATCTTGGTATTCCTGCTGTTGTCTTCTCTGAGCCTGAACTTGCATCTGTAGGTTACACAGAAGCAGAGGCTAAAGAGGATGGAATCGAAGTAACAGCTGCGAAGTTCCCATTTGCTGCTAATGGTCGTGCATTATCATTAAATGATACAGATGGATTCTTAAAGCTTATTACTCGTAAAGAAGATGGATTAGTCATTGGTGCGCAAATTGCTGGGCCAAGTGCTTCTGATATGATCTCTGAACTAGGTTTAGCGATCGAAGCTGGAATGACAGCTGAAGATATTGCTATGACAATTCATGCTCACCCTACTCTAGGTGAAATTACAATGGAAGCTGCTGAAGTTGCAATTGGTAGTCCGATCCATATTGTAAAATAA
- a CDS encoding YlaI family protein, producing MRVKCVICDLVESIDDETLVAKRLRNRPIHTYMCSSCQERITDKTKARVATGKFRFYRDKKTEDTW from the coding sequence ATGAGAGTGAAGTGTGTCATATGCGATCTGGTCGAATCGATTGATGATGAAACATTAGTTGCAAAAAGATTAAGAAATCGTCCAATTCATACATATATGTGTAGTTCATGCCAAGAGCGAATTACTGATAAGACAAAAGCCAGAGTAGCAACAGGTAAGTTTCGTTTTTACCGGGATAAAAAGACTGAGGATACTTGGTAA
- a CDS encoding inositol monophosphatase family protein, which yields MTNWLEIDQHAKQWIQEAGEIIRSSFESTLSIQFKSNPNDLVTNMDKEIEQFLIGKIHETYPDHRILGEEGYGDEVTDLEGVVWIIDPIDGTMNFVHQQRNFAISIGIYGDGVGYIGLIYDVVHKELYHAFKGNGAYMNDIPLPKLDQVKIEEAVISVSPVWVTENKRFDHKTIVPIVKKVRGTRSYGSAAIECAYVAAGRLDAYITMRLAPWDFAAGIILIDEVGGTVSTLDGKPLDLLSKNSFFIGEKYLHQHIIEEYLSN from the coding sequence ATGACGAATTGGCTTGAAATTGATCAACACGCAAAACAATGGATACAAGAGGCAGGAGAAATTATAAGATCATCATTTGAATCAACACTTTCTATCCAATTTAAATCAAATCCAAATGATTTGGTTACAAATATGGATAAAGAAATAGAACAATTTCTCATCGGGAAAATCCACGAAACATATCCTGATCATCGTATTCTTGGTGAAGAAGGCTATGGGGATGAAGTAACAGATCTTGAAGGTGTTGTTTGGATTATTGATCCAATTGACGGAACAATGAATTTTGTTCATCAACAGCGCAATTTTGCTATTTCAATTGGTATATACGGTGATGGGGTTGGATACATAGGATTAATTTATGATGTTGTTCATAAAGAGCTTTATCATGCATTCAAAGGGAATGGTGCATATATGAATGACATACCTCTACCTAAGCTTGACCAAGTGAAGATAGAAGAGGCTGTTATAAGTGTAAGTCCGGTATGGGTAACGGAAAATAAACGTTTTGATCATAAAACCATTGTACCAATTGTAAAAAAGGTACGAGGGACTCGCTCTTATGGTTCTGCTGCTATTGAGTGTGCTTATGTTGCAGCAGGTAGATTAGATGCTTACATAACAATGAGATTAGCTCCATGGGATTTCGCTGCTGGGATTATCTTAATTGATGAAGTGGGTGGCACTGTCTCTACTTTAGATGGAAAGCCGCTGGATTTATTATCCAAAAACAGTTTCTTTATCGGTGAGAAGTATTTACATCAACATATTATTGAAGAATATTTAAGTAATTGA
- a CDS encoding NAD(P)H-dependent flavin oxidoreductase yields the protein MHTEVGGYKMNWNTRVTEMLGVKYPIVQGGLAYLAYSELAAAVSNAGGLGQITAMSLDSADALREEIKKTRMRTTKPFGVNFAIGQHGRGYEELVQVAVDENVPVISMTGGNPAPIFEILKGANVKKLVLVAAKRQAIKAEELGADAVMVVGQEGGGHLGRTDVGTMVLIPQVVDAVTIPVIASGGIGDGRGFMAALSLGAEGIEMGTRFIATKECVHAHPLYKQALVKNDENQTVVIKKSLGAPARAIGNGWTDQILEIEKNNGDYEQLKDYISGIANKRYIYDGKIDDGFAWAGQVMGLINDIPSVQVLMDRIIREAKEIREKWS from the coding sequence ATGCATACGGAGGTAGGAGGATATAAAATGAATTGGAATACGAGAGTAACGGAGATGTTAGGTGTTAAGTATCCTATAGTACAAGGAGGTTTAGCATATTTAGCATATTCAGAACTTGCAGCAGCTGTTTCAAATGCTGGAGGATTAGGTCAAATTACAGCGATGTCACTTGATTCAGCTGATGCGCTAAGGGAAGAAATAAAAAAGACGAGAATGAGAACAACTAAACCATTCGGCGTAAATTTTGCTATTGGCCAACATGGAAGAGGGTATGAAGAACTAGTGCAGGTAGCTGTTGATGAAAATGTCCCTGTTATTTCAATGACCGGCGGGAATCCTGCACCTATCTTTGAGATATTAAAAGGTGCTAATGTGAAGAAATTAGTGCTTGTAGCAGCTAAGAGGCAAGCAATAAAAGCAGAAGAGTTAGGTGCTGATGCTGTGATGGTGGTAGGACAAGAAGGAGGAGGTCATTTAGGAAGAACCGATGTTGGAACTATGGTGTTGATTCCTCAAGTTGTAGATGCTGTCACTATTCCAGTTATTGCTTCCGGAGGTATTGGAGATGGTCGAGGCTTTATGGCAGCCTTAAGTTTAGGCGCTGAGGGTATTGAAATGGGTACTCGTTTTATCGCGACGAAGGAATGTGTACATGCACATCCTCTTTATAAGCAGGCGTTAGTAAAAAATGATGAAAACCAAACCGTTGTTATTAAGAAATCGCTAGGAGCACCTGCACGAGCGATAGGGAATGGTTGGACAGATCAAATCTTAGAGATTGAGAAAAATAATGGTGATTATGAGCAATTAAAGGATTATATTAGTGGAATTGCTAACAAAAGATACATATATGATGGTAAGATTGATGATGGATTTGCATGGGCTGGACAAGTTATGGGTTTAATTAATGACATCCCGTCTGTTCAAGTGCTAATGGATCGAATCATCAGAGAGGCCAAAGAAATACGAGAAAAATGGTCCTGA